The Sandaracinus amylolyticus genomic interval GGCGCAACGCAGACGCGGAGAACATCGGCGATCTCGGCTCGAGCAGCGTGATCCCGCAGGGCGTGGTGACCGCGCTCGAAGGGCTCGGAGAGCGCGACGGCGTGACGGTCACGCACGTGCCGGGCACCACGCTCGACGCCGCGGGCGAGGCCACCGTGCGGGCCGCGGACGTCGTGGTGATCGTGACCGGGCTCGACTCCGACGACGAAGGCGAGGCCGACATCGCGGCGGGCGATCGCGAGAGCCTCGCGCTGCGCGCCGAAGAGGTCGCGCTGATCCGCGCGGTCGCGGCGCTCCACGATCGCGTGGTGGTCGTGCTCGAGGGCGGCTCGGCGATCACCACGGGCGAGTGGGACGGCGACATCGAGGCGCTCGTGCTCGCGTTCTATCCCGGCAGCGAAGGCGGGCGCGCGATCGCCGACGTGCTCTTCGGCGACGTGTCGCCCTCGGGGCGACTGCCGTTCTCGATTCCCGCGCAGGAGTCCGATCTACCGGAGTTCGACAACGTCTCTCACACGGTGGACTACGGATATCTGCACGGATATCGACACCTCGCCGCGAACGAGACGCCGGCGCGCTATCCGTTCGGCTTCGGGCTCTCGTACTCGACGTTCACGCTGTCGGAGCTGGCGCTCTCGTCCGAGCGCACGACCGCGACCGGCACGATCACGGCGACGGTGCGCGTGACCAACACCGGCACGGTGCGAGCGCGCGAGACCGTGCAGGCGTACGTCGGTGCGCGAGGCTCGAGCGTGACGCGCGCGCCCTACGATCTGCGCGCGTTCGCGCAGGTCCAGCTCGATCCCGGCACGAGCGAGACGGTGACGCTCGCGGTGCGCGCGGAGGATCTCGCGTACTGGAACGAGACGTCGTCGCGCATGGAGGTCGAGGCGATCGAGTACGAGCTGCGGGTCGGCACGCACGCCGAGGACGCGCGGCTGACCGCGACGTTCCGCGTCGAATGATGTCGGGGTGCGCCCCGACACCTCGTGCCCGATCGCGCGTCCAGGATGGAATTCGTGGACGTACGACACCCCGTCTCGCAGCGGCTCAGCAAGTGGGGACTGGTGCACGGCTGGCTGGTCGCGCACGGCGCGCGCCGGATCGCGATGCGCGCGACCGCCACGGGGTTCCTCGTCAGCGCCGAGGACCCCGTGCTCGGGGAGCACGCCGAGGCGGTGGGGATCGACGAAGATCCGTCGTCCGCCGCGTGGCGCGCCATCACGCGCCTCAACGGGACGCCACGCTGAACGTCGCGATGCGGAGCGCGTCGAGATCGCCGGCTGCGCGCTTCGGCATCGAGCGCCCACCGACGTAGCGCCATCCGCCATCGTCGACCGCGAAGCTCGAGAGCTCGACGAACGACGCGTCGCGACCGGCGACCGCGACGTCGACCGCGAACAGCACGCGCGCGATGCCGTCCGCGTCGGGCCCGTCGCGATCGAGGATGCGCAGCCCGCGATACCGCGCGCGCTTCACGTGCTTCTCGAGCGACGCGACGAAGTCACGCTCGGGGCGCGCACGATCCTCGTGGTCGCGATGCAGCGTCCGATAGAGGAAGCGAGGCTCGCCGAGGGCGAACGCGGCGTAGCGCGCGCGCATGAGGCGCTCGGCGTCCGGAGGCTCGGCGCCCGCGTGGAACGGCGCGCAGCACATCGCGTACGTCGCGTTGCTGCCACACGGGCACGCATCGTCGGGTCGTCGCACGGCCGCGGAGCGTAGCCGAACGCCACGCTCGCTGGCGAAATGCCACGATTCGGCGTCAGAATGCGGCCTGTTGGCATTGGCGCGCCGTGTGCTCAGATCCAAGCTCGAAGCGAAACGCCACACCGATCGACCGCCAAACCGCCGGGCACGGCAAGCGGGGCGATCGGCGTGGAAGCGCCGAGGTGCGCTTCCGCGCGGCAGGAGGTCCAGTGCGGATGTCCACCGGTCCCATCACCGCAATCCGTTCTCCCAGCATCGACTCGATCGTCCGCGACGATCGCGAGGCGCTGATCGCGCGCTGGCGCGAGCGGGTGCTCGACGACGTGCGCATCCCGAGCGCCCAGTCGATGCCTCCCGCCGCATGGCTCGACGACGTGCCGGTGCTGCTCGACGTCATCCTGCGCGCGCTCGAGCTCGCGACCGACGACGTCGACGCGCTGATGCGCGAGACGTGGCTGCGCGAGGCCGCCCATGCGCACGCACAGTCGCGCATCTCGCACGGCTACGCGGTCGACGAGGCGCTCCGCGAGCTCTCGCACCTGCGGCTCGCGATCTTCGATCGCCTGATCGAGCGCGGCGAGACCACGGAGCTGCGCGCGCTCACGATCGTCGAGCACGTGCTCGCGGAGGCGATCGCGACCGCGGCGACGGAGATGGAGCGCCTCACCCGCGACGGAGATCGCGACGCGCACGATCGCCGCATCGGCATCGTGTCGCACGACCTGCGCAACCCGCTCCACGCGATGCGCAGCGGCGCCGAGCTGCTGCTCGCCCACGGCGTGCTGGGCAAGCCCGAGCGCGCGATCGCCGAGCGGATCCGGCGCTCGGCGCAGACGATGGCGCAGCTGATCGGCGATCTGCTCGACGACGCGCGCGTCGCGGTCGGCATGACGATCCCGATCGTCGCGCGCCCGATGGACCTCGCGCCGTGCCTCGGCGGCGCCGTCGACGAGATCCGCGCGTCGGCACCGGGGCGTGCGATCGAGCTGCGCACCGAGGGTGATCTGCGCGGCGAATGGGACGGCGCGCGCCTCGCGCAGGCGATCGGAAACCTGCTCTCGAACGCGCTCCGCCACGGCGACGCGCGCCAACCGGTGCGGGTCACCGCGCGCGGCGAGCCGACGGAGGTCTACGTCGAGGTCTGGAACGCCGGCCCGCCGATCCCGGCGGAAGAGCTCGCACGCGCGCTCCGTGGCCAGGCGTCGGCCCACGGGCTCGGTCTCTCGATCGCGCGCGAGATCGCGCGCGCGCACGGCTCCGAGCTCCGCATCGACTCGGATGCGACGCGCGGGACGTCCGTGTGCTTCCGCCTGCCACGCGATGCGGTGTGACGGTCGCGGCGCGTGACGGTCACAGCAGGTGCGCGAGCTCGCGCACGACGATCTCGGGATCGATCGGCTTCGGGAAGAAGCCGACGTACCCGGCGTCCGCGATGCGCCCCGATCGCTCGAGGCGCAGGTCACCCGAGAGCGCGAACGCGGGCACGCCCGCGAGCGTCGGCGTGTCGCGCAGCGCCCGCAGGAACGCGAGGCCGTCGAGCCCCGGCATGTGCACGTTGCTGACGACGACGTCGGGTCGCTCGCCGCCCGCGAGCTCGAGCGCCTCGCTGCCCGTGCGCGCCTGCGCCACCGACGCCCCTTCGTACTCGAGGTAGAGCGCGAGGATCTCGCGGCCGTCGTCGTGATCGTCGACGAGGAGCACCTTGAGCGTGTCGAGACGCGGCATGTGCGACGAGGATACCAGAGCACCTCGTCGCGTCACGCGCGACGCCACGCGCCGGGTGTGGTCCCGGTCCATCGGCGGAACGCACGCGTGAACGTCGTGGCGTCTCGGTAACCGAGCGCGAACGCGATCGCACCGACGCTCCGGGCCGGATCTTCGACGAGCGCGAGCGCACGTTGCCGGCGTGTTTCGTCGAGCAGCGCGGCGACGCTGGTGCCCTCCACGGCGAGGCGGCGATGGAGCGTGCGCGACGACGTGCCCAGCGTGCGCGCGAGAGCGTCGGCCGAGGGCTCGCCGCTCGCGAGCGCGGCCGCGATCTCGCGGCGCACGCGATCCGCGATCCGATCGTCGTCGCCGAGCTCCGCCTCGAGCGCGCCCGCGCGGCGCACGAGGTAGTCGCGCAGCGCGGGGTCGGCGCGCACGTTGGGCCGCGCGAGGATCGACGCGTCGAGCACGAGCTCGTTCACCGCGGCGCCGAACGCGAGGTCGCGGGTGCCGAACAGCGCGAGGTGCGCTGCGATCGACGGGGGCGCGGGATGCTGGAACGCG includes:
- a CDS encoding YchJ family protein gives rise to the protein MRRPDDACPCGSNATYAMCCAPFHAGAEPPDAERLMRARYAAFALGEPRFLYRTLHRDHEDRARPERDFVASLEKHVKRARYRGLRILDRDGPDADGIARVLFAVDVAVAGRDASFVELSSFAVDDGGWRYVGGRSMPKRAAGDLDALRIATFSVASR
- a CDS encoding sensor histidine kinase; this encodes MSTGPITAIRSPSIDSIVRDDREALIARWRERVLDDVRIPSAQSMPPAAWLDDVPVLLDVILRALELATDDVDALMRETWLREAAHAHAQSRISHGYAVDEALRELSHLRLAIFDRLIERGETTELRALTIVEHVLAEAIATAATEMERLTRDGDRDAHDRRIGIVSHDLRNPLHAMRSGAELLLAHGVLGKPERAIAERIRRSAQTMAQLIGDLLDDARVAVGMTIPIVARPMDLAPCLGGAVDEIRASAPGRAIELRTEGDLRGEWDGARLAQAIGNLLSNALRHGDARQPVRVTARGEPTEVYVEVWNAGPPIPAEELARALRGQASAHGLGLSIAREIARAHGSELRIDSDATRGTSVCFRLPRDAV
- a CDS encoding response regulator translates to MPRLDTLKVLLVDDHDDGREILALYLEYEGASVAQARTGSEALELAGGERPDVVVSNVHMPGLDGLAFLRALRDTPTLAGVPAFALSGDLRLERSGRIADAGYVGFFPKPIDPEIVVRELAHLL
- a CDS encoding AraC family transcriptional regulator; translated protein: MPATVLAALPATLLATLARLGRDERAVRARAGIDASALSDPDARIPFAVHARLWEEIAALGGDVGLELGERLGTAALGVVGHAMSRAETVGDAWSVLERFRRLVLEDAVPRLHVEHDEAHVVQPLPARFARLRHPAECQAAATITTLRALVGARIDARRVAFQHPAPPSIAAHLALFGTRDLAFGAAVNELVLDASILARPNVRADPALRDYLVRRAGALEAELGDDDRIADRVRREIAAALASGEPSADALARTLGTSSRTLHRRLAVEGTSVAALLDETRRQRALALVEDPARSVGAIAFALGYRDATTFTRAFRRWTGTTPGAWRRA